A section of the Phaseolus vulgaris cultivar G19833 chromosome 8, P. vulgaris v2.0, whole genome shotgun sequence genome encodes:
- the LOC137823891 gene encoding probable mitochondrial saccharopine dehydrogenase-like oxidoreductase At5g39410 → MEEEQNRGRFDVVILGASGFTGKYVLREALKFLNTTSSPLKSIAIAGRSPQKLSQALEWASRPNPPLSLPILPADTADPSSLRALCSRTRLLLNCVGPFRLHGEPVVAACAAAGCDYLDISGEPEFMERVEAEHHDRAMESGALVVSACGFDSVPAELGVMFNSRQWVEPAAPNRVEAYVALESEKRIVGNFATYESAVLGVANAHKLQQLRRSRPRKPRPQIPGPPPSKGETIENQKKIGLWAVKLPSADSIVVRRTLSILTENSHGLPGLNESSEMAEKREAFWSTVKPAHFGVKIGTKSLLAILRIIMVGVFIGLLGSTSFGRCLLLKFPEIFSLGWFRKKGPSEEEVESASFKMWFVGHGFSDASIAAQGNTKPDMEIVTRVMGPEVGYLTTPIILIQCALILLTQRNNLPKGGVYPPGIIFGPTDLQERLQQNGISFDVISKRNISS, encoded by the exons ATGGAGGAAGAACAAAACCGTGGTCGTTTCGATGTTGTAATACTTGGGGCTTCCGGCTTCACAGGCAAATACGTTCTCCGAGAAGCCCTCAAATTTCTCAACACCACATCCTCGCCGCTCAAGTCCATTGCTATCGCGGGCCGAAGCCCGCAAAAGCTTTCCCAGGCCCTGGAGTGGGCCTCCCGGCCCAACCCTCCACTCTCTCTCCCCATCCTTCCTGCCGACACCGCCGACCCTTCCTCTCTCCGCGCCCTCTGCTCCCGCACGCGCCTCCTCCTCAACTGTGTCGGCCCATTCCGCCTCCATGGAGAGCCCGTCGTTGCTGCTTGCGCGGCCGCCGGCTGCGACTACCTCGACATCTCCGGCGAGCCCGAGTTTATGGAGCGTGTCGAGGCTGAGCACCACGACCGCGCGATGGAGAGTGGCGCACTCGTTGTCTCGGCTTGCGGCTTCGACTCCGTGCCCGCGGAGCTTGGCGTGATGTTCAACTCGAGGCAGTGGGTGGAGCCCGCGGCGCCGAACCGCGTGGAGGCTTACGTGGCGCTCGAATCGGAGAAGAGGATTGTGGGAAACTTTGCCACTTACGAATCCGCGGTTCTCGGCGTCGCCAATGCGCACAAGTTGCAGCAACTCAGAAGGTCGCGGCCTAGAAAACCTAGGCCTCAG ATCCCTGGACCTCCTCCTTCAAAAGGAGAAACTATAGAGAACCAGAAGAAAATTGGCCTTTGGGCAGTGAAGCTACCTTCAGCAGATTCAATTGTAGTTCGAAGAACCCTATCAATTCTAACTGAAAACTCCCATGGTCTCCCTGGGCTGAATGAGAGTTCTGAAATGGCTGAGAAAAGAGAAGCCTTCTGGTCAACTGTTAAGCCAGCTCATTTTGGTGTGAAAATAGGCACAAAATCCTTGTTGGCAATTCTCCGAATCATCATGGTTGGAGTTTTCATTGGTCTTTTAGGAAGCACTAGTTTTGGAAGGtgtcttcttttgaaatttCCTGAAATATTCAGCCTTGGTTGGTTCAGGAAGAAGGGCCCCTCTGAAGAGGAGGTGGAAAGTGCTTCCTTCAAGATGTGGTTTGTGGGACATGGTTTTAGTGATGCAAGTATTGCTGCTCAGGGAAACACAAAACCTGACATGGAGATTGTAACAAGGGTAATGGGACCTGAAGTTGGATATCTGACCACACCAATAATTCTTATTCAGTGTGCTCTTATTCTTCTCACCCAACGCAACAACCTTCCAAAAGGAGGAGTTTACCCTCCTGGGATTATCTTTGGTCCAACTGATCTCCAGGAAAGACTTCAACAAAATGGAATATCCTTTGATGTCATCTCAAAAAGGAATATTTcttcttga
- the LOC137823893 gene encoding uncharacterized protein isoform X1 yields the protein MSACKTLTCFSLSSSSSSSFFKRTFILPHQRLTLTRRCSTSALTAEESELQSPTIHQLLTSPDGVSTLMKMDRKPLLPHQSHAPRWFPYLDAFRSQNGSVLTSAEVVEVLAPCISEDRWRRFGSVVRNRSYSVCLVVEGLCDFGNVSAAFRSADALGVQSVHVVTCDSNKRYKDNRHVSMGAEKWLDIELWDSTKECFKMLKSRGYRIATTHVGMDAVSIHDLDWSHPTAIVVGNENRGISDEALELSDLHCSIPMAGMVDSFNVSVAAGILMHHAVCDRISRMGNHGDLTVEECQILLAEFSLRHSKSSISIVEDYATRKAATLT from the exons ATGAGTGCTTGCAAAACCCTCACGTGtttttcactttcttcttcttcctcttcctccttcTTCAAACGAACCTTTATCCTCCCACATCAACGCCTAACTCTCACTCGGAGATGTTCCACGTCAGCCCTAACCGCCGAAGAATCCGAGCTCCAATCTCCGACCATCCACCAGCTCCTCACCAGCCCCGACGGTGTCTCCACGCTCATGAAGATGGACCGCAAGCCTCTTCTCCCTCACCAATCTCATGCGCCTCGCTGGTTCCCCTACCTCGACGCCTTCCGCTCTCAAAACGGCTCCGTTTTGACCAGCGCCGAGGTCGTCGAGGTGCTCGCGCCATGCATCTCCGAGGACCGGTGGCGGAGGTTCGGGAGCGTGGTTCGGAACCGGAGCTACTCCGTCTGCCTTGTCGTCGAAGGGCTCTGCGACTTCGGCAACGTCTCTGCCGCGTTCCGGTCCGCCGACGCGCTTGGCGTTCAGTCTGTCCACGTCGTGACGTGTGACAGCAACAAAAG GTATAAGGATAATCGACATGTAAGCATGGGTGCAGAGAAATGGTTGGACATTGAACTTTGGGACTCTACGAAGGAATgctttaaaatgttaaaatcacGTGGTTATCGAATTGCCACAACTCATGTGGGAATGGATGCG GTTTCTATTCATGACTTAGACTGGTCACACCCAACTGCAATCGTGGTTGGAAATGAAAATAG GGGTATTAGTGATGAGGCATTGGAGTTGTCAGATTTGCACTGTAGTATTCCAATGGCAGGAATGGTGGACTCTTTCAATGTTTCAGTTGCTGCAGGAATCCTCATGCATCACGCTGTTTGTGATAGAATATCTCGCATG GGCAATCATGGTGATCTGACCGTAGAAGAATGTCAGATTCTACTTGCAGAGTTTTCACTGCGCCATAGCAAGAGTTCGATTAGTATTGTTGAGGATTATGCAACGCGTAAAGCAGCAACATTGACATAA
- the LOC137823893 gene encoding uncharacterized protein isoform X2 codes for MSACKTLTCFSLSSSSSSSFFKRTFILPHQRLTLTRRCSTSALTAEESELQSPTIHQLLTSPDGVSTLMKMDRKPLLPHQSHAPRWFPYLDAFRSQNGSVLTSAEVVEVLAPCISEDRWRRFGSVVRNRSYSVCLVVEGLCDFGNVSAAFRSADALGVQSVHVVTCDSNKRYKDNRHVSMGAEKWLDIELWDSTKECFKMLKSRGYRIATTHVGMDAVSIHDLDWSHPTAIVVGNENRGISDEALELSDLHCSIPMAGMVDSFNVSVAAGILMHHAVCDRISRMGLNFPQLKQGNHGDLTVEECQILLAEFSLRHSKSSISIVEDYATRKAATLT; via the exons ATGAGTGCTTGCAAAACCCTCACGTGtttttcactttcttcttcttcctcttcctccttcTTCAAACGAACCTTTATCCTCCCACATCAACGCCTAACTCTCACTCGGAGATGTTCCACGTCAGCCCTAACCGCCGAAGAATCCGAGCTCCAATCTCCGACCATCCACCAGCTCCTCACCAGCCCCGACGGTGTCTCCACGCTCATGAAGATGGACCGCAAGCCTCTTCTCCCTCACCAATCTCATGCGCCTCGCTGGTTCCCCTACCTCGACGCCTTCCGCTCTCAAAACGGCTCCGTTTTGACCAGCGCCGAGGTCGTCGAGGTGCTCGCGCCATGCATCTCCGAGGACCGGTGGCGGAGGTTCGGGAGCGTGGTTCGGAACCGGAGCTACTCCGTCTGCCTTGTCGTCGAAGGGCTCTGCGACTTCGGCAACGTCTCTGCCGCGTTCCGGTCCGCCGACGCGCTTGGCGTTCAGTCTGTCCACGTCGTGACGTGTGACAGCAACAAAAG GTATAAGGATAATCGACATGTAAGCATGGGTGCAGAGAAATGGTTGGACATTGAACTTTGGGACTCTACGAAGGAATgctttaaaatgttaaaatcacGTGGTTATCGAATTGCCACAACTCATGTGGGAATGGATGCG GTTTCTATTCATGACTTAGACTGGTCACACCCAACTGCAATCGTGGTTGGAAATGAAAATAG GGGTATTAGTGATGAGGCATTGGAGTTGTCAGATTTGCACTGTAGTATTCCAATGGCAGGAATGGTGGACTCTTTCAATGTTTCAGTTGCTGCAGGAATCCTCATGCATCACGCTGTTTGTGATAGAATATCTCGCATG GGGCTGAATTTTCCACAACTTAAGCAGGGCAATCATGGTGATCTGACCGTAGAAGAATGTCAGATTCTACTTGCAGAGTTTTCACTGCGCCATAGCAAGAGTTCGATTAGTATTGTTGAGGATTATGCAACGCGTAAAGCAGCAACATTGACATAA